One segment of uncultured Tolumonas sp. DNA contains the following:
- the araG gene encoding L-arabinose ABC transporter ATP-binding protein AraG has product MNQSVPYLEFCGISKEFPGVKALQNVSFSCREGTVHALMGENGAGKSTLLKILSGFQAPTNGVIKLGGTEIAFQNTVDALESGIAIIYQELHLVPEMTIAENIYLGQLPTKHGFIDKEKLYQDAARQLARLGMDVSPETPLKYLSLGQWQMVEIAKALTRDARVIAFDEPTSSLSSREIEQLFRVIRQLRDEGKVILYVSHRMDEIFELCDAITVFKDGQFVRTFESMQEVDRDLLVKTMVGRDLTDIYGYEPRPLGAMGLEVKNLMGPGLKEPVSFHVKRGEILGIFGLVGAGRSEMMKLIFGAEKMVTGEIAVFGKPVPIRNPIDAIHSGIMLCTEDRKALGIIPIHSVQENINISARRHKARGGFLINQQWEDENAKLRIRDMRVKTPSPHQAIMHLSGGNQQKAILGRWLSEDMKVILLDEPTRGIDVGAKNEIYNVIYDLAKSGIAVVVVSSELPEVLGVSDRIMVMREGQVSGELLHTDANEIKALHLAMPAR; this is encoded by the coding sequence ATGAATCAGTCAGTCCCTTATCTGGAATTTTGTGGCATCAGCAAAGAATTCCCCGGCGTGAAAGCATTGCAGAATGTCTCCTTCTCTTGCCGCGAAGGAACCGTGCATGCACTGATGGGTGAAAACGGTGCCGGTAAATCTACGTTGCTGAAAATTCTCAGTGGTTTTCAGGCACCGACAAATGGTGTTATCAAATTAGGTGGCACAGAAATCGCGTTCCAAAACACCGTGGACGCACTGGAAAGTGGTATTGCCATCATTTATCAAGAACTGCATTTGGTGCCGGAAATGACCATTGCAGAAAACATTTATCTGGGTCAGTTGCCGACTAAGCATGGTTTCATTGATAAAGAAAAACTTTATCAGGATGCAGCGCGTCAGCTCGCTCGTTTGGGTATGGATGTTTCACCAGAAACACCGCTGAAATATCTTTCTCTCGGACAATGGCAAATGGTTGAAATCGCCAAAGCGCTGACACGCGACGCGCGGGTGATTGCCTTCGATGAACCGACCAGTAGCCTTTCGTCTCGTGAAATTGAACAGTTATTCCGTGTCATCCGCCAACTGCGGGATGAAGGGAAAGTCATTCTGTACGTCTCGCATCGTATGGATGAAATCTTCGAGCTTTGTGATGCCATCACTGTCTTCAAGGATGGACAATTCGTCCGCACGTTCGAGTCAATGCAAGAGGTCGATCGTGACCTGTTGGTGAAAACCATGGTGGGCCGTGATCTGACGGATATCTACGGTTATGAACCACGTCCGCTGGGTGCCATGGGGTTGGAAGTTAAAAACCTGATGGGGCCAGGGTTAAAAGAGCCAGTATCTTTCCATGTGAAGCGCGGTGAGATCCTCGGTATTTTCGGTCTGGTTGGCGCAGGTCGCAGCGAGATGATGAAACTCATCTTTGGTGCGGAAAAAATGGTAACCGGTGAGATTGCCGTGTTTGGTAAACCGGTGCCAATTCGCAATCCGATTGATGCGATCCACAGCGGCATCATGCTGTGTACCGAAGACCGGAAAGCACTGGGCATCATCCCGATCCACTCGGTGCAGGAAAACATCAATATCAGTGCCCGTCGGCATAAAGCGCGTGGCGGCTTCCTCATCAATCAGCAATGGGAAGATGAAAACGCCAAATTGCGTATCCGCGATATGCGGGTGAAAACGCCATCACCGCATCAGGCCATCATGCATCTGTCGGGTGGTAATCAGCAAAAAGCAATTTTGGGCCGTTGGTTGTCAGAAGACATGAAAGTCATTCTGCTCGACGAACCGACCCGCGGTATCGACGTCGGTGCCAAAAATGAAATCTATAACGTGATCTACGATCTGGCTAAATCGGGTATCGCCGTGGTGGTGGTGTCCAGTGAGTTGCCAGAGGTGCTTGGCGTTTCCGACCGCATCATGGTGATGCGCGAAGGGCAAGTATCCGGCGAATTGCTGCATACCGACGCCAATGAAATTAAAGCCCTGCATCTGGCGATGCCAGCTCGTTAA
- a CDS encoding arabinose ABC transporter substrate-binding protein translates to MNKMVKNLITAGLALGIANSAFAAEKLKLGYLVKQPEEPWFQTEWAFADKAGHDLNFDVIKIAVPDGEKTLNAIDSLAANGAKGFVICTPDPKLGPAIMAKAKSMDLKVITVDDQFVNAKGNPMTDVPLVMMAATKIGERQGQELYKEMTARKWNVKETGVLAITANELDTARRRVEGSITALKAANFPAAQIYSVPTKANDIPGALDAANSMLVQHPDVKNWLIVGMNDNTVLGGVRATEGQGFKAENVIGIGINGVDAVNELSKSKATGFFGSLLPSPDIHGYKSIQMLNDWVVKGAEPAKFTEVTDVVLITRDNFKVELKKKGL, encoded by the coding sequence ATGAATAAAATGGTTAAAAATCTAATCACTGCAGGTTTAGCGCTTGGTATAGCTAATTCTGCTTTTGCTGCAGAGAAGCTGAAGTTGGGATATCTGGTTAAACAACCAGAAGAACCATGGTTCCAGACTGAATGGGCCTTTGCAGACAAAGCCGGTCACGATCTGAATTTCGATGTCATCAAGATTGCTGTTCCGGATGGTGAGAAGACGTTGAATGCGATTGACAGCTTGGCGGCTAACGGTGCGAAAGGCTTTGTCATCTGCACACCAGATCCAAAATTAGGCCCAGCCATCATGGCAAAAGCAAAAAGTATGGATCTGAAAGTCATCACTGTTGATGACCAGTTTGTGAATGCCAAAGGCAATCCAATGACTGATGTTCCGTTGGTGATGATGGCAGCGACCAAAATTGGTGAGCGCCAAGGTCAGGAACTTTACAAAGAAATGACGGCCCGTAAATGGAATGTCAAAGAAACTGGCGTATTAGCCATCACTGCCAATGAGTTAGACACCGCTCGTCGTCGTGTTGAAGGTTCAATCACTGCATTGAAAGCAGCCAATTTCCCTGCTGCACAGATTTACAGCGTACCAACTAAAGCGAACGACATTCCAGGTGCGTTGGATGCCGCCAACTCCATGCTGGTGCAACATCCAGATGTGAAAAACTGGCTGATCGTCGGTATGAACGACAACACTGTATTAGGTGGCGTTCGTGCAACTGAAGGTCAAGGCTTCAAAGCTGAAAACGTCATTGGTATCGGTATCAATGGTGTGGATGCGGTGAACGAACTGTCGAAATCAAAAGCGACTGGCTTCTTTGGTTCTCTGCTACCAAGCCCGGATATCCACGGTTACAAGAGTATTCAGATGCTGAACGACTGGGTAGTGAAAGGTGCTGAGCCTGCCAAATTCACTGAAGTGACTGACGTAGTGTTGATCACTCGTGACAACTTCAAAGTCGAGCTGAAGAAAAAAGGTCTGTAA
- the araH gene encoding L-arabinose ABC transporter permease AraH, whose product MAITTAAQTTAKKETSRSGLQLARIWDQYGMLVIFAILFLLASMLIPNFASMINMKGLGLAVSMSGMVACGMLFCLAAGEFDMSVGSIVACSGVTCAVAINATESITMGVLAGLGVGVLFGLVNGIVVAKFKINALITTLATMQMARGMGYIISDGKAVGIVEEQFFDIGNSAMLGIPTPVWITVVCFILFGLLLNKTTFGRNTLSMGGNEEASRLAGVNVVRTKIIIFTMTGFISALAGIILASRMTSGQPMTSIGFELIVISSCVLGGVSMKGGIGKISYVIAGVLILGLMENAMNLLNISPFAQYVVRGLILLAAVLFDRYKQVRKAKV is encoded by the coding sequence ATGGCAATAACCACTGCTGCACAAACAACAGCAAAAAAAGAGACAAGTCGCTCAGGGCTGCAACTCGCCCGCATCTGGGATCAATACGGCATGCTGGTGATTTTCGCCATCCTGTTCCTGTTGGCCAGTATGTTGATCCCAAACTTTGCCAGCATGATCAACATGAAAGGCTTAGGGCTGGCCGTGTCGATGTCAGGCATGGTCGCTTGTGGCATGCTGTTCTGTCTGGCGGCTGGCGAGTTTGACATGTCGGTCGGCTCCATCGTGGCTTGTTCGGGTGTCACCTGTGCGGTCGCCATTAATGCGACTGAAAGCATCACCATGGGTGTGCTGGCAGGCTTGGGCGTTGGCGTGTTATTCGGTCTGGTCAACGGCATCGTGGTGGCGAAGTTCAAGATCAACGCCTTGATCACTACACTGGCGACTATGCAAATGGCGCGTGGTATGGGTTACATCATCTCTGATGGTAAAGCAGTGGGTATCGTTGAAGAGCAGTTCTTTGATATCGGTAACTCTGCCATGCTGGGTATTCCAACCCCAGTTTGGATCACCGTAGTCTGTTTTATCCTGTTTGGTCTGCTGCTGAACAAAACCACCTTTGGTCGTAACACCCTGTCGATGGGCGGTAATGAAGAAGCCTCACGTCTGGCGGGTGTGAATGTCGTGCGTACTAAAATCATCATCTTCACCATGACCGGTTTTATCTCTGCACTGGCTGGCATCATTCTGGCGTCTCGTATGACCTCTGGTCAGCCAATGACCTCTATCGGTTTCGAGCTGATTGTTATCTCCTCCTGCGTATTGGGCGGTGTGTCCATGAAAGGTGGTATCGGCAAGATCTCTTATGTCATTGCCGGTGTGCTGATCTTAGGTTTGATGGAAAACGCCATGAACCTGCTGAATATCTCTCCGTTCGCACAATATGTGGTTCGTGGCCTGATCCTGCTGGCTGCTGTGTTGTTCGACCGTTACAAACAAGTTCGCAAAGCAAAAGTCTAG